The Polaromonas sp. SP1 DNA window GCCGGGCGTTTCCCCGGGCACCAGTGTTGACTTGACGTGAACACCGGGGATGTCTGAGAGCAGCAGCAGCCGGTTCTCAAGCGTGTCGTTGGTGATGGGATCGCCGCTGTTGACGCCGCTCAGTGTGTTTCGGACCAGGTCATCCGACAGATGGGTCTGGTTGTTCAGGACGATCTTGCCGTATTGGCCTTCGCTGACTGCGATGGTGACGGCGTTGTCCGTGACGCTTTGCGCAGGCAGATAAGCCCGGGCGACAAAATAACCGTTTTTCCTGTAATGGTCGGTGATGCGGGCGGCCATGGCCTGCAACTCGGCCAATGTCATCTCGGTATTGGGAACAAAGCCTGTGAGGGCAAGCAACTCGGCCTCAGAAAAGACGCGGGAACCCGTGACTTGCAGGCTTTTGACCAGAATTTTGGCAGTACCGGGAGCGGCTTTTCCCGGCGTTGCGCCTTCCTGAATTCTGATTTCCGGCGCTGCTTTTTGCGGCACGGGAACGGGTGGAAGCTGCTGGATCTGGCTGCCGGCGCCTGGAAGCTGCTGGGCCAGAAGGCCTTGGCTCAGTGCCAGCATCGCCAGGGAAAGCAAGGTTTTATTCAAGCCCCGGGGTGTAGGGGTGCATCCTTGCTCAATTTTCATGGGGTCCTAAGTAGTCACCCATCTTCTGTGGCCGCTTCCTCAAGAACAGTAGGACGCCGCGCTGCACTTCAGCAAGTTAATCGCTAAAACCGCTAAATTTGAAAGTATTTTGATAAAAAAACCAGTTTGACGGGTCTGCCCCGCTGACCCTAGGGGAGTCGAAGCCACCGCCAGTGGGGGAGCTCAGGCCGGCGTGTAAGCCAGCCGCACGTAGATGGGCGCAAAGGCCTCGGCCTGCGTCACTTCCAGCAGGCCTTCTTTGGAGAGCTCCAGCAGCGCGATGAACGTCACCACCAGCACCGGCATGCCGCGCGTGGCGTCGAACAGCTCTTCGAACTCAAGGAACTTGCGGCCTTGCAGCTTGCGCAGCACGATGCTCATGTGCTCGCGCACCGAGAGCTCTTCGCGGCTGATGACGTGGTGCTGCACCAGGCGGGCGCGTTTGACGATGTCGCGCCAGGCTTCCTGCAGGTCGACCACGTTGACATCCGGGAAGCGCGGCTGCAGCGATTGCTCGACATACACCTGCGCGCGCAGGAAGTCGCGGCCGAACTGCGGCACTTCGTTGAGCTTGTGGGCGGCCAGCTTGATCTGCTCGTACTCGAGCAGGCGGCGCACCAGCTCGGCGCGCGGGTCTTCGGGCTCCTGGCCCTCGGCGACCTTTTTGGGCGGCAGCAGCATGCGCGACTTGATCTCGATCAGCATGGCCGCCATCAAGAGGTACTCGGCCGCCAGTTCCAGGTTGGTGCTGCGGATTTCGTCGACATAGGTGAGGTACTGGCGGGTGACCGCCGCCATCGGGATGTCGAGGATGTTGAAGTTCTGCTTGCGGATCAGGTAGAGCAGCAAATCCAGCGGGCCCTCAAACGCTTCGAGGAAGACCTGCAGCGCATCCGGCGGGATGTACAGGTCTTGCGGCATCGCAAAGAGCGGCTCGCCGTACAGGCGCGCCAGCGCAACCTGGTCGATCACGGCGGGCATGTCCGGGCTCACCACAACCGACAGGTCCTGGGCGTCTGCCGGCGGCAGTTCCTGGGGGGATGGGGGAAAAGAGGTTTGGGACATGAAGGGCCGTGGGGACGTGGAGCGCTTGAATTTGCTATAAAAAATATAGCTACAAGCCTATGTCCTGATTGGGTTGCAAACCGATTTAGCGCTTATTTCCCGTTGGGGTGGCTGCTGGTGCCGTAGACATACGGCTGCTGGGCCACGCGGGCTTCCCCGTATTCGGCCTGCTCGGCGCGGCTCAGGTTTTTGTCCCACAACAGGGCGCGCCCTGCGCGCTGCTCGGCTTCCAGCGTGGGCTTGGCCGCCTTGAGCTGGTCGATAAACTGCGTCGTATCGGAGGTGTAGTCGGAGCGGCGGAAGAAGTTGAGGAGGGACATGGGTCTAAACTGCCTGAATCGTGTAGTTGCCTGATTTTACCGGGGTCTGCCTTGCGTCCACTATTACCTGCCTCCAGGGGCTTCTCATTCCCCTTTTCCATAAGGACGATCGCCTGTATGGGTTTGCTGTCATTTGTCCTGGGCCTGGTCGGTTGCGACCCGCAGCGCATCGCCGAGCTGGAAGAGGGCGTGGCGACCGAAGCCGATGTGCGCGCCCGCTTCGGCGAGCCGGAAAAGATCTGGGAGGCGGCCGACATGGCCGAGACTCCCTTGCCCGGCGTTGCGGCCGCGCCCGGCGCCCGCACCTTTGAATACAACCGCCAGCCGCAGGGCAACGTCAATTACATGATCACGATTGGCGCCGACGGCAAGATGAGCGCGCTCCGGCAGGTGCTGACGCCGCAGAACTTTGAGAAAGTGCTGCCCGGCATGCGCATGGAGCAGGTGCGCAAGATGTTAGGCAAGCCGATGAAAGTCACGCCTTACGCACTCAAGCAGGAAACGCATTACGACTGGCGCTACCTGAACCCACCGTCAACGGCGCGCATCTTCACGGTGGTGTTTGATGCCGATCTCAAAGTCAAGGGCACGGCGTCGGTCGATGAAGAGAGCGTGAATCCCACCGGCGGCAGCCGGTAGAGCGGCTCTGAATTTTTAAGCAAAATCGGCCTCCAGCCCAATCTGTACCTTGGCTTGATGCTATATTTTTTATAGCGTCTCGATTTTTTCCAGGAACCCGGATCGCTCCATCACGGCCCGCGGCTGGGCGTTGAGCCCCGCCATCACCAGCCGGCCGCCGCGCAGCACGATGGCCTTGTGCAGCTGCTCCAGCACGTCCAGGCCCGAGGTGTCCAGCGACTGCAGCGACTGCACATCCAGCCGCACGACCAGCCCCTGGGGCGCGCTTTCCACCACGTTGAGGATAGGGTCCAGCTTGGCCACCGCGCCGAAAAACAGCGAGCCGTAGAGCTGGAAACTCGCCGCCTCGGCGCTGCGCGACACCTCCACCACCTGGAACAGGCTGCTCATGCGCCGCACGAACAGCACGCAGGCCAGGATCAGGCCGACCTGCAGCGCCACCGTCAAATCAAAAATCACCGTCAGCAAAAACGTGCCCAGCATGATCAGCCGGTAGTGGCTGCTGGCCTGGCGCAGGTTGGCAAATTCGCGCCACTCGCCCATGTTCCAGGCCACATAGAGCAGGATGCCCGACAGCACCGCCAGCGGCACGTGCACGGCCAGCGGCGCCGCCGCCAGCACGATCACCACCAGCGTGAACGCATGCACCAGGCCGGAAACCGGCGAGCTGGCGCCCGAGCGCACGTTGGTCACCGTGCGGGCAATCGTGCCGGTGGCGGGCATGCCGCCGAAAAAGGGCACGACAAAATTGGCCACGCCCTGGGCCATCAGTTCCTGGTTGGGGTCGTGGCGCGGCTGGCCCGAGATCTGGTCGGCCACACGCGCGCACAGCAGCGACTCCACCGCGCCCAGCAGCGCAATCGTGATGGTGGGCGCCACCAGCAGGCGCACCGTTTCCCACGAGAAATCAGGCAGGGCAAACGCCGGCAGCGCCCGCGGGATGCCGCCAAAACGTGTGCCGATGGTTTCCACCGGCAGCGTCAGTAAATAAGCAAAAGCCGTGAGCGTGACAAGCGCCACAATCGGCCCCGGCATGCGCGAGGCCATGCGTGTGGCCCGCTTGAGCTGCACGCCTTCCACCGCCTGCATCATGCGGATCAGGCGTGTGGTGAAGCCGCCGGCGCTGCGTGCTTGCGTATCAAACAGCCTGGGCCAGATAAAAAGGCCCAGCAGGCAGGCCAGGCCCAGCCCCAGCGCGTAAGGGTTAAAGCTGTCGAGATGCCCGCCGATCACCTTGATCTGCGAGAAAAAGTCGGCCGGCATTTTGGGGATCACCAAACCGAGCAGGTCCTTGACTTGCGACAGCACGATCAGCACCGCGATGCCATTGGTAAAACCCACCACGATGCTTACCGGCACATAACGCACCAGCGTGCCCAGCTTGAAGAGGCCCAGCCCAAACAGCAGTACGCCCGCGCAGGCGGTCGAGATCAGCAGGTTGGCCAGGCCGTAGCGCTCAAGGATGCCGTAGACGATGACGATGAAGGCGCCGGCCGGCCCGCCGATCTGCACCGCCGAGCCGCCCAGTGCCGAGATCAACGCGCCGGCGATGATGGCCGTCCAGATGCCGGCCTCGGGTTTGAGGCCGGAGGCGATCGCAAACGCCATGGCCAGCGGCAGCGCCACGATGCCCACCGTGATGCCGGAGGCGGCATCCTTGAAAAACCTCTCGCGCGAGTAGCCCGCCAGGGCTGAAAAAAGGCGTGGCCGGAAGGGTGCGAGATAGCTGGGTCGCTGCATGGGTCCCCGATTGTGGTCCTGTGCGTGGGTGGGCGGCAAATCATCCACGTGACTTTTTTCCATTGTCGTCAATGTAAAGGTTCGTTACATTAAGGGTGAAAATTAGGTCTAATTAGTTACTTTGGTGCTGCTTAGCTGACTTGAAACTTGCGGGTTTTAGGTCAGGATACGCCTCGGCATGTTTGGGGCATGTTTGGGACATGTTTTGGACCCGTTTGGGGGTGATTTCGGTCTGTTTTCCTGGGGAAGTGATTGCCTGCTTTTTCCGTTTGTTCGTGGGGGGTGCTGTTGCGGCGCTTGCCATTTCTTGCTGTCTGCCTGGCCGGCCTGCTGCTGACCCACGTCGTTGCCGTGGCGCAGGAAACGGCCGCTTCCCCGACGCAAACCCCAACGCAAATCACGCTGCAAAACCCGGACGAATCTCCAGCGCCCATGGCCCCGGTGCCTTTCAAGGCCGGGCGCGGTGTCATGGGGGAGGGCGAGGTGCTGGTCGACAGTTCAGGCACCCTGACGTTTGAGCAGGTTCGCAGCAAGTTTGATGCCGGTGAAGGCCAGCCTGTCAGGCCGCAGCGCATCATGCCCACCGGCGGCACGGCCGTGCTCTGGTACCGCCTTGCCTTGCCGGCGGTCAATGAGCCCACCACGCTGATGCTTACCGTGCCGCACCCGAACATGGACAGCGTGGACCTGTACAGCCCCGTGGCTGCGGCCTTCGGCGGCGCGTGGCGGCAACAACGTTCGGGCGACAAGGTTCCCGTGGCGCAGTGGCCGGTGCGCCACCTGACCCCGGCGTTCGAGCTGTCGCTCCAGGCCGGTGAAACCCGGCCGACCTACCTGCGTGTGGCGCATAACTATCCCATCAGCGTGCCCTGGCAGCTGTCCGAGCCGGACAGCTTTCACGAGCAATCCAAGGAGTCGCACCTGCTGCTCGGGGTGTACATCGGGCTGGTGTTGCTGATCGTGGTGTTGAGCGTCCTGCATGCCGTCTCATGGCGCGACGGCATCCACCTTCTTTTTGCCGGCTATGTGCTGGTGGTGGCTGCGGGTCAGCTGGCGCTGACCGGGCTGGCCGGCGAATTCCTCTGGCCCGGCAGCGCGTGGTGGAACGACAGCGCACCGGTCGCCCTGACGCTGGCGACCGCCGCGCTGCTGCACCTCTTTTTGCGGCAGATGGTGGTCGACCGCGACGCGCCCTGGCTGACGCGCGGCCTGCTGGCGATGACGCTGATCGGCGCGGGCATCCTGGCGGCTTTCCTGGTGATCGGCAACAAGTCGTCCTTCAACCTGGCGACGCCTTATTACGTGGGCAGCATGGCGGTCTACCTCAGCGTGGCCGGCTGGTATGTCTGGCGCCGGCCCATGGTCGGGGTCTGGGTGCTGGCCGCCATGGCCTGCCTGACGGTGGGCTCGGTGTTCCCCATCCTGCGCACGCAGGGCCTGCTGCCGCTGGGCGCGGCCACGCAGTACGGCGCCCAGATCGGCGCGGCGCTCGAGATTCCGCTCCTGCTTGTGGCGCTGTACCTGCGCAGCCGCGAAAAGCGCGACAACCAGGCCCGCGTCGGCGCCCTGACGCGCATGGACCCGCTGACGGGTGTGGGCAATCACCGGGTATTGCTGCAGCGGCTGGAAAGCCTGATGCTGCGCCAGCAGCGCGACCCCGGCGCCGGCGCCGTGATGCGTGTGCGGCTCAGCAACGCGATCGAGATTCGCCAGGACTACGGGATGGAAGCGGCGCAAAGTGCCGTCGTGCAGGCCGGCGCCTGCATCACCAGCGTGGCCCAAGAGGGCGACACCGTGGGGCGGCATCGCGACGGGGACTTTGTGCTGATCCTGCAGGGGCACCTCACCCGCGACCAGCTCAGCGGCATCGGCCAGCGCCTGATTGCCCGCGGGCTGTCTGAAAGCCCGGGCCTGCCGCCCAACACCATGCTGCAGCTCAAGGTTGCGGTGGCTGAAGCGCCTTTCCAGATGGTGGACGCCACATTGCTGCTGCAGTCGCTGGGCGCCGTGCTGGGCGAACTGGCGGGCCGCTCAGGCACCGCGATACGGTTTGTCAACGCGGCCGATACGCGCAGCGCCCCGGCCCCGGCCCCTGTCCCGCAGCGCGCTGACGAGGCCGAGACCGTAACTCAGTGAATCCGCATGCCGGGCGTCGCGCCAGGCACGGGCTCCAGCACATAAATCCCCGGCTGCGCTTTTTCATCGGCGTGGCTGGCCGCCAGCACCATGCCTTCGCTGATGCCGAACTTCATTTTGCGCGGCGCCAGGTTGGCCACCAGCACCGTGAGTTTGCCGACCAGGTCTTCAGGCTTGTAGACGGACGCGATGCCGCTGAACACATTGCGCATGCGGCCCTCGCCGGCGTCCAGCGTCAGGCGCAGCAGCTTGGTTGAGCCTTCTACCGCTTCGCAGCTGACGATCTTCGCGATGCGCAGGTCGACCTTGGCGAAGTCGTCAATCGTGATGGCGGGCGCGATGGCCTCGCCGCCGGGTAAAGCACCTTCTGCTATCAAATCAGTAGCAGACTGTCCAGGATCTGTCTGGGCTGGAGGCTCAAACAATGCATCAAGTTGCTTGACGTCGACGCGTTGCATGAGGTGCTTGTAGTCGCCGATCAGGTGGCCGGCGCCCAGGCTTTTGCCGGCATCGGCAAAGGTCAGCGGGGCGACTTTCAGGAATTCTTCCACCTGCGCCGCCAGGGCCGGCAGCACCGGCTTGAGGTAAATCGTGAGCAGGCGGAAAGCCTCGATGCAGACCGTGCAGACATCCTGCAGGCGCGCGTCCATGCCTTGCTGTTTGGCCAGCTCCCAGGGCTTGTTCTGGTCGACGTAGGCGTTCACGCGGTCGGTCAGCAGCATGACTTCGCGCGAAGCCTTGGCGAATTCGCGGCTTTCATACAGCGGCTCAATGGTTTCCTTTGCGGCGCGCAGCGCGTCCAGCAGGGCAGTGCCGTCGGCCGACACCTCACCCAGCTTGCCGGCAAAACGCTTGGCGACAAAGCCGGCGGCGCGGCTGGCGATGTTGATGTACTTGCCCACCAGGTCGCTGTTGACCCGCGCCATGAAATCATCGGCGTTGAAGTCGATGTCTTCATTCTTCGCATTGAGCTTGGCGGCCAGGTAGTAGCGCAGCCATTCGGGGTTCATGCCCAGGCTCAGGTACTTGAGGGGGTCCAGCCCGGTGCCGCGGCTCTTGCTCATCTTCTCGCCGTTGTTCACGGTGAGGAAGCCGTGCACAAAAACGTTGTCGGGCGTCTTGCGGCCGCTGAAGTGCAGCATCGCCGGCCAGAACAGGGTGTGGAAGGTGACGATGTCCTTGCCGATGAAGTGGTACTGCTCCAGGCCCGGTGTGGCCATGTAGGTGTCGTAGTTTTCGCCGCGCTTTTCCAGCAGGTTTTTCAAAGAGGCGAGGTAGCCGACCGGCGCGTCCAGCCAGACATAAAAGTACTTGCCTGGCGCGTCCGGGATCTCGATGCCGAAGTAGGGCGCGTCGCGGCTGATGTCCCAGTCGCCCAGGCCTTCGCTCTGGGTGCCGTCGGGGTTGGTGCGCACGCTGAACCACTCTTTGACCTTGTTGGCGACTTCGGGTTGGAGCTTGCCGTCCTGCGTCCACGTTTCCAGGAAGTCCACGCAGCGCTGGTCGGACAGCTTGAAGAAAAAGTGGTCAGAGCTTTTGAGGACCGGTGTGGCGCCCGACAAGGCCGAATACGGGTTGATCAGGTCGGTGGGCGCGTACACCGCACCGCAGTTTTCGCAGTTGTCGCCGTACTGGTCTTTGGTGCCGCACTTCGGGCAGGTGCCCTTGATGTAGCGGTCCGGCAGGAACATGTTCTTTTCAGGGTCAAAGAACTGCTCGATCGTCTTGGTCTCGATCAGCCCGGCTTTTTTCAGGTCCAGGTAGATCTGCTGCGCCAGCTGGTGGTTTTCCGGCCCGTCGGTCGAGTGCCAGTTGTCAAAGCTGATGTGAAAGCCGTCCAGGTAAGGCTTGCGGCCCGCGGCAATGTCGGCCACAAACTGCTGCGGCGTCTTGCCGGCCTTTTCTGCCGCGATCATGATGGGCGCGCCGTGGGCGTCGTCCGCGCCCACAAAGTTCACCGCGTGGCCCTGCATGCGCTGATACCGCACCCAGATGTCGGCCTGGATGTATTCCATGATGTGGCCGATATGGAAATTGCCGTTGGCATAGGGCAGGGCGGTGGTGACAAACAGGCGGCGCTGGGACATAGGGGTGCTTTTGTGCCTTGAAGGCTTTGGAAAGGGGGAACCCGCGATTTTAAGTCTCCGGGCCGGCGTCCGCCCTGCCAAGCCCCCATGACCCCAAGGCCTGGCTTCGCGGCGTTAGACTTCACGCCAAGCCCCTGCCGCCGCCAAGGCGCCGGCCCACCCAGCCAGATTCAACGAGATTTACCGGAGTATTCCCCCATGTCCCTGGACCAACAGGCCGTCTTGAACGCCGTGCAAACCGTGCTGGACCCCAATACCGGCAAAGACTTCGTCAGCACCAAGGCCCTGAAAAACCTGCAGCTCAGCGGCAGCGACGTCTCGTTTGACGTCGAGCTGGGCTACCCGGCCAAAAGCCAGATCGCCGGCCTGCGCAAAAGCCTGATCGCCGCCGTCAAGGGCGTGCCGGGCGTCGGTAACGTCTCCGTCAACGTGACGTTCAAGATCGCCAGCCACAGCGTGCAGCGCGGTGTGCAGCTGCTGCCCAACGTCAAGAACATCATCGCCGTGGCCTCCGGCAAAGGCGGCGTCGGCAAAAGCACCACCGCCGTCAACCTGGCCCTGGCCCTGGCGGCCGAAGGCGCCACCGTCGGCCTGCTCGACGCCGACATCTACGGCCCCAGCCAGCCCATGATGATGGGCATCGAAGGCCGGCCCGAGAGCGTGGACGGCAAGAACATGGAGCCGATGGAGAACTACGGCATCCAGGTCATGTCCATCGGCTTCCTGGTCGCGCAGGACGAAGCCATGATCTGGCGCGGCCCCATGGCCACCCAGGCGCTCGAGCAACTGCTGCGTCAGACCAACTGGAAAGACCTGGACTACCTCATCGTCGACATGCCGCCAGGCACCGGCGACATCCAGCTCACGCTGTCGCAGCGCGTGCCCATGACGGGCGCCGTCATCGTCACCACGCCGCAAGACATCGCGCTGCTGGACGCCAAAAAAGGCATCAAGATGTTCGAAAAAGTCGGCGTGCCCATCCTGGGCATTGTCGAAAACATGGCGGTGCACATCTGCAGCAACTGCGGCCATGCAGAGCACATCTTCGGTGAAGGCGGCGGCAAAAAAATGGCGGCCGACTACAAGATGGACTACCTGGGCGCGCTGCCGCTGGACATGCAGATCCGCCTGCAGGCCGACAACGGCCGTCCCACCGTGGTGGCCGACCCGGACGGCGACGTCGCCGGCATCTACAAGGCCGTGGCGCGCAAGATGGCGATCACGGTGGCGGCCAAGTCCAAGGATTTTTCCGCCAAGTTCCCGACCATCACGATTTCCAAAAATACCTGAGCTTGCCCGGCCATGAACCTGCTGGCCTCACTGCGTTACCTGGCCGCGCTTGACGAGCACAAGCACTTCGGCCGCGCGGCGCAGGCCTGCAACATCACCCAGCCGGCCTTGTCCAACGCCTTGCGGGCGCTGGAAGACGAGTTCGGCGCCGCCATCGTGGTTCGTGGGCGCAGCTTCGTCGGGTTTACAGAGGAGGGCGAACGCGTCCTCGCCAGCGCCCGGCGCATGCTGCATGAGCGCGAAATCCTCAAGCAGCAGCTCGACAGCTCGGCGGGCAGCCCGCGCGGGCATTTGACGATAGGCGTGGTTCCCACGGCGGTTTCCATCGCCGCACGTTTTGCAGCCATGCTGCATGCCCGGCACCCGGGCATCACGCCGGTGGTGCTGTCGCTCAATTCGCACGACATTGAAACCCGGCTTGAAAACCTGTCGCTGGACATGGCGCTGGGCTACACCGAACGCCTGAGCGCGCGCAACACCCGGCTGACCACACTGCCTCAGTACACCGAGCGCTACTTTCTCGTACGCCGCGCTGCCAAACCCAGCCCGGATTCCCTGCGCTTTGGCAAGCCCATGACCTGGGCCGATGCCGCCAAACTGCCGCTGTGCCTGCTCACCCCTGACATGCACAGCCGTACGCGGGTGGATGCCGCATTTGCCGCTGCCGGCGTAAACGTTGAGCCCGTGATGGAAACCAACTCCATGCTGACGCTGGCCCTGACCGTGGTTGTCGGTGAGGTCTGCAGCGTGCTGGCTGGTGCGCTGGTGTGCGCCGTGCAGGGCTACCGCGAACTCGAAGCCCTGCCCCTGACACCCGATGTGGAAACACCCGTCGGCTTCATGATGCAGGCCACCGACCGGCCCTCCCGCACGCTGGAGGCCGCGATGGCGCTGGCCGCCGAGCCTGCCTGGCTGCGACACGCCGCTGACTACAGCGCCCATCCAGAGAGCACGGGGAAGAAGTCGACCTAGGAAACGGTTTGCATACATTCAATCCTTGAATGGGACAGTGTCCCGATTCAATTGGACGTGGCCTTATCGCTTGCACATACTTTGTGCATAGACAGAGACAAGGGTCCACACGATGAATGAAGTTGCGAGCCAGGCCGTCGAACGCGTCATTGCGTCGACCCGGCAGATGCCAGGCGCCTTGATGCCGATGCTGCACGGCATCCAGGACGCGCTCGGCTACATCCCGTCCGAAGCCGTCCCTCCCATCGCCGAAGCCCTGAACCTTTCGAGGGCTGAGGTGCACGGCGTGGTGACCTACTACCACTACTTCCGCTCCGAGCCGCCCGGCCGCCACGTGGTACAGATCTGCCGCGCCGAAAGCTGCAAGGCCATGGGTTCAGACGCGCTGTGGTCGCATGCCTGCAGCAAGCTGGGCAGCGACGGCCATGGCGTCACGAAAGACGGCGCCTTCACGGTTGAGCCGGTCTACTGCCTGGGCCTGTGTGCGCAATCCCCCGCGATGACGCTGGACGACAAGGTCCATGCCCGCGTCGGGATCGAAAAGTTCGACCGCCTGCTGGCGCAATCCGGGGGCGCCGCATGAGCATCAAAATTTACGTGCCCCGCGACTCTGCTGCGCTGGCAGCGGGCGCTGAGGAGGTGGCAGCCGCTATCACCGCCGAAGCCGCAAAGCGCGGCATCGCTATTGAGCTGGTGCGCAACGGCTCCCGCGGCCTGTTCTGGCTGGAGCCCATGGTCGAGGTGCAAACCGGTGCGGGCCGCATCGCCTACGGGCCGGTGGAGGTGGAGGACGTGGTTGGCCTTTTCGACGCCGGTTTCCAGGTGGGTGGCATGCACGTGCTGCAGCTCGGCCTCACCGAAGAGATTGCCTACCTGAAAAGGCAGGAACGCCTGACCTTTGCCCGCATGGGCGTGACCGATCCGCTGTCGCTGGCGGACTACCAGGCCCACGAAGGTTATGCCGGCTTGCGCCGTGCCTTGGGGCTTCCCGCCACAGAGATCGTGCAGCAGGTGCTGGACGCCGGCCTGCGCGGGCGCGGCGGCGCGGCCTTTCCGGCGGGCATCAAATGGAAAACCGTGGCCGGCCTGAAGGCCACGCAAAAGTATGTGGTTTGCAATGCGGATGAGGGTGATTCGGGCACTTACTCCGACCGCATGACTATGGAGGGCGATCCCTTCATGCTGATCGAAGGCATGACGATTGCCGCGGTCGCCACCGGCGCGACGCAGGGTTATGTCTACATCCGCTCTGAGTATCCCCATGCGGTGGCAACCATGCGCGAGGCCATCCAGGTGGCCGAGGCGGGCGGCTTCCTGGGTGACAACATCCTCGGCTCGGGCCACGGCTTTCACCTGCATGTGCGCAAGGCGGCGGGCGCTTATGTGTGCGGCGAAGAAACCGCCATGCTGGAAAGCATCGAAGGCAAACGCGGCATCGTGCGGGCCAAGCCGCCGATTCCGGCCATCCAGGGCCTGTTCGGCAAACCGAGCGTGATCAACAACGTCATCACCTTTGCCTCGGTACCCATCATCCTGTCGCGCGGCGCCACGTTTTACAAAGACTACGGCGTGGGCCGCTCCAGGGGCGCCCTGCCCATCCAGCTGGCCGGCAACATCCGGTTTGGCGGCCTGGTCGAAAAAGCCTTTGGCGTCACCTTGCGCGAGCTGATGTACGACTACGGCGGCGGTTCGGCCTCGGGCCGGCCCATCAAGGCGGTGCAGGTGGGCGGCCCGCTGGGCGCCTATGTGCCTGAGTCGCAGTGGGACACGCCCCTCGACTACGAAGCCTATGCGGCCGTCGGCGCAGTGGTGGGCCATGGCGGCATCGTCGTGCACGACGACACGGCCGACATGGCCAGCCTGGCGCGCTATGCGATGGAGTTTTGCACGATCGAGTCCTGCGGCAAGTGCACGCCCTGCCGCATCGGCTCCACACGCGGTGTGGAAGTGATAGACCGCATCGCCAGCGGCCCGGGCGAGCAACGCCCGCAGCAGATCAAGCTGTTGCGCGACCTCTGCGACACCATGGTCCACGGCTCGCTGTGCGCCATGGGCGGCATGACGCCTTTCCCGGTGCTCTCGGCACTCGACCATTACCCGCAAGACTTCGGCATGACGGTGCCGGACCGCAAAGCCGCCTGATCGGCAGGCTCACCACAAGACGGACAGGAGACTTTCATGCTCGAACACCTCAAAGAAACCGATTACGGCACCCCCAAACGCGAGTCCACACAGGAGGTCACGCTGGAGATCGACGGCGAAAGCGTCACGGTTCCCGCAGGTACGTCGCTGATGCGCGCGGCCGTC harbors:
- the apbC gene encoding iron-sulfur cluster carrier protein ApbC, producing the protein MSLDQQAVLNAVQTVLDPNTGKDFVSTKALKNLQLSGSDVSFDVELGYPAKSQIAGLRKSLIAAVKGVPGVGNVSVNVTFKIASHSVQRGVQLLPNVKNIIAVASGKGGVGKSTTAVNLALALAAEGATVGLLDADIYGPSQPMMMGIEGRPESVDGKNMEPMENYGIQVMSIGFLVAQDEAMIWRGPMATQALEQLLRQTNWKDLDYLIVDMPPGTGDIQLTLSQRVPMTGAVIVTTPQDIALLDAKKGIKMFEKVGVPILGIVENMAVHICSNCGHAEHIFGEGGGKKMAADYKMDYLGALPLDMQIRLQADNGRPTVVADPDGDVAGIYKAVARKMAITVAAKSKDFSAKFPTITISKNT
- a CDS encoding LysR substrate-binding domain-containing protein is translated as MNLLASLRYLAALDEHKHFGRAAQACNITQPALSNALRALEDEFGAAIVVRGRSFVGFTEEGERVLASARRMLHEREILKQQLDSSAGSPRGHLTIGVVPTAVSIAARFAAMLHARHPGITPVVLSLNSHDIETRLENLSLDMALGYTERLSARNTRLTTLPQYTERYFLVRRAAKPSPDSLRFGKPMTWADAAKLPLCLLTPDMHSRTRVDAAFAAAGVNVEPVMETNSMLTLALTVVVGEVCSVLAGALVCAVQGYRELEALPLTPDVETPVGFMMQATDRPSRTLEAAMALAAEPAWLRHAADYSAHPESTGKKST
- a CDS encoding formate dehydrogenase subunit gamma, with translation MNEVASQAVERVIASTRQMPGALMPMLHGIQDALGYIPSEAVPPIAEALNLSRAEVHGVVTYYHYFRSEPPGRHVVQICRAESCKAMGSDALWSHACSKLGSDGHGVTKDGAFTVEPVYCLGLCAQSPAMTLDDKVHARVGIEKFDRLLAQSGGAA
- a CDS encoding NADH-quinone oxidoreductase subunit NuoF, with product MSIKIYVPRDSAALAAGAEEVAAAITAEAAKRGIAIELVRNGSRGLFWLEPMVEVQTGAGRIAYGPVEVEDVVGLFDAGFQVGGMHVLQLGLTEEIAYLKRQERLTFARMGVTDPLSLADYQAHEGYAGLRRALGLPATEIVQQVLDAGLRGRGGAAFPAGIKWKTVAGLKATQKYVVCNADEGDSGTYSDRMTMEGDPFMLIEGMTIAAVATGATQGYVYIRSEYPHAVATMREAIQVAEAGGFLGDNILGSGHGFHLHVRKAAGAYVCGEETAMLESIEGKRGIVRAKPPIPAIQGLFGKPSVINNVITFASVPIILSRGATFYKDYGVGRSRGALPIQLAGNIRFGGLVEKAFGVTLRELMYDYGGGSASGRPIKAVQVGGPLGAYVPESQWDTPLDYEAYAAVGAVVGHGGIVVHDDTADMASLARYAMEFCTIESCGKCTPCRIGSTRGVEVIDRIASGPGEQRPQQIKLLRDLCDTMVHGSLCAMGGMTPFPVLSALDHYPQDFGMTVPDRKAA